The following coding sequences are from one Desulfuribacillus alkaliarsenatis window:
- a CDS encoding GerAB/ArcD/ProY family transporter: MLETVNSKQAIFTIVMFITGSAIIFGVGGGAEQDIWIVIILSMLLVIPVLIMYARILEFYPGENLFTISKIVFGTFFGKFIIMLYTWYAFHLGGLVLRNFSEYIQIVSFPETPQIFTLTLMTIVTIYFVKSGIEVIGRWTVLFFPILLLVSLLVIMLSIPIMNPIYIRPTFEYGIMPVISNTSTVFAFPFAETVLFIMVFDKINGKVGLRKVYLYSLLIAGSMILLSSVKNVLVLGSAASLYYFPAHTAARLIEVGTFLQRIEVLTAIICIACGLIKISICLLVATRGIAALFNINDNKIFVFPTGLLMMSFAVIIYNNTIEMFSWATEIYKYYALPFQLLIPLILWLVLEIKMRKQKIL; the protein is encoded by the coding sequence ATGTTAGAGACAGTAAATAGTAAACAAGCAATCTTTACAATCGTAATGTTTATTACAGGTAGTGCTATTATTTTTGGGGTTGGTGGGGGCGCTGAACAAGATATTTGGATTGTAATCATACTGTCTATGTTATTAGTGATACCAGTGCTTATTATGTATGCTCGAATCCTTGAATTTTACCCAGGGGAAAACCTATTTACTATATCAAAAATCGTATTTGGAACATTTTTCGGTAAGTTCATAATTATGTTATACACCTGGTATGCCTTTCATTTAGGAGGACTAGTTTTAAGAAACTTTTCTGAATATATTCAAATTGTATCATTTCCAGAAACACCGCAAATTTTCACGTTAACATTGATGACGATTGTTACAATATATTTTGTAAAAAGCGGAATCGAAGTAATAGGAAGATGGACTGTTTTATTTTTCCCAATATTACTCTTGGTTTCACTATTAGTAATCATGCTATCAATCCCTATTATGAATCCAATCTATATAAGGCCTACTTTTGAATACGGAATAATGCCAGTTATAAGCAATACTTCTACTGTTTTTGCATTTCCTTTTGCGGAAACAGTTTTATTTATAATGGTTTTTGATAAAATAAATGGTAAAGTTGGATTGCGTAAGGTATATCTTTATAGTTTGCTCATAGCTGGTAGTATGATTTTACTATCATCTGTTAAAAATGTTTTAGTATTAGGTTCGGCCGCGTCTTTATACTATTTTCCAGCACACACTGCTGCAAGACTAATCGAGGTTGGTACGTTTCTACAAAGAATTGAAGTTCTGACAGCAATAATATGTATAGCATGTGGTCTGATAAAGATTAGTATCTGCTTACTTGTTGCTACAAGAGGCATTGCGGCCTTGTTTAATATAAATGATAATAAAATATTTGTTTTTCCTACGGGTCTATTAATGATGAGCTTTGCAGTCATTATTTATAATAATACAATTGAAATGTTTAGCTGGGCGACAGAAATATATAAATATTATGCGCTCCCATTTCAATTATTAATACCCTTAATCTTATGGTTAGTTCTTGAAATCAAAATGCGAAAGCAAAAAATATTATAG
- a CDS encoding Ger(x)C family spore germination protein: MIKLIAVKKLIIVCMVILLTGCWNYKDIDELGIITGLAIDEGENKNYLITVKIVIPKEQEEMDPESKILEMEGETIFDSVRNMIMIFPKKLYFPHMDIVIISEKVAEKGIVHTLDFLMRDAEPRISTKVLIAKDSTASKILKHERIFTGIHSYEIESMLESQSNLAKAPKVSFHQLINNIVSEGISATLPVIQTEHFNKRDFSIIQGTAIFKQDILVGYLDENQTKTFLFITDQIDGGLIIIENIEGQADTNIALEILETGTKLTPEYNGQLEIQIDVSGQVALAEVSREYREIDEEMLEAVKREANKKLEQDIVDLIKMIQADYGADVFGFGNLVKTKNHKVWRDIENWEEEFRNLSVNVEVDLEIINTALSKKSIQVGD, from the coding sequence ATGATAAAATTAATAGCTGTTAAAAAGCTTATTATAGTTTGTATGGTCATACTGCTTACAGGCTGTTGGAACTATAAGGATATAGATGAGCTAGGGATAATAACTGGGCTGGCTATTGATGAAGGGGAAAATAAAAACTATCTTATTACTGTAAAAATTGTTATACCTAAAGAACAAGAGGAGATGGATCCAGAATCGAAAATACTGGAAATGGAAGGTGAAACAATATTTGATTCTGTCAGGAATATGATAATGATATTCCCTAAGAAGTTATATTTTCCACACATGGATATTGTAATTATAAGTGAAAAGGTAGCTGAGAAGGGAATTGTGCATACACTTGATTTTTTAATGCGAGATGCAGAACCAAGAATCTCAACAAAGGTATTAATTGCCAAAGATTCGACAGCTAGTAAAATATTGAAGCATGAAAGGATATTTACAGGTATCCACTCGTATGAGATAGAAAGCATGTTAGAGTCCCAATCTAACTTAGCAAAAGCACCTAAAGTTAGCTTTCATCAACTAATTAATAATATAGTTAGTGAAGGAATTTCTGCTACCCTGCCAGTAATACAGACTGAACATTTTAACAAAAGAGATTTTTCAATAATTCAGGGAACTGCAATTTTTAAACAAGATATCTTAGTGGGATATTTAGATGAGAACCAAACAAAAACTTTTCTGTTTATTACAGATCAAATAGATGGAGGTCTGATTATTATAGAAAATATTGAAGGTCAAGCAGATACAAATATTGCATTGGAAATATTAGAAACAGGTACTAAATTGACACCTGAATATAATGGTCAGTTGGAAATTCAAATTGATGTATCGGGTCAGGTTGCTTTAGCAGAGGTTAGTAGGGAATATAGAGAAATAGACGAGGAAATGTTAGAGGCCGTAAAGAGGGAAGCGAATAAAAAGTTAGAACAAGATATAGTCGATTTGATAAAAATGATTCAAGCAGACTATGGTGCAGATGTTTTTGGATTCGGTAATTTAGTAAAAACAAAAAACCATAAGGTATGGCGAGATATTGAAAACTGGGAGGAAGAATTCAGAAATTTATCTGTAAATGTAGAAGTTGATTTAGAAATAATTAATACGGCTTTAAGTAAAAAATCAATTCAAGTGGGAGACTAG
- a CDS encoding deoxyribonuclease IV, with translation MKIGAHVSFAKGFHGAIKEAVAMNASACQFFTRSPRGGKAKELVDADISKGQALALENGIHTLVIHTPYIINLAAPVEATFTAAKEILSLDIERAEKLGVPFVVVHTGSHAGSGVEAGIKRTAQALNEILTGEEQTTILLEMMAGQGSELGSSFEQVEEILSLVEHSDKIGVCGDTCHMYSAGFDLVNNLETILDDFDARIGLDRLKVFHLNDAKMPLGSKRDRHADIGYGTMGGQFFKDFVRNKRLQDVAFILETPTGVYKEEIAYIRDEADLPVIEKL, from the coding sequence AAGATAGGTGCTCACGTATCATTTGCAAAAGGTTTTCACGGCGCTATTAAAGAGGCGGTTGCTATGAACGCAAGCGCGTGCCAGTTTTTCACACGCAGCCCAAGGGGCGGTAAAGCGAAGGAGTTAGTTGATGCAGACATATCTAAGGGACAAGCTTTAGCTTTGGAAAATGGTATCCATACATTAGTTATTCATACACCCTACATAATAAACTTGGCGGCTCCCGTTGAGGCAACCTTTACAGCAGCAAAAGAAATCCTGAGCTTAGACATAGAGCGGGCAGAAAAGCTAGGAGTTCCATTTGTTGTTGTTCATACTGGCTCTCACGCTGGCAGCGGAGTTGAAGCTGGGATAAAAAGAACTGCACAAGCATTAAATGAGATTTTAACAGGCGAGGAACAAACAACGATTCTCCTTGAGATGATGGCAGGCCAAGGCTCTGAGCTTGGCTCTAGCTTTGAGCAAGTTGAAGAAATTCTAAGTCTTGTAGAACACTCTGACAAAATCGGTGTCTGTGGCGATACCTGCCATATGTATAGTGCTGGTTTTGACTTAGTAAACAATCTTGAAACTATATTAGATGATTTTGATGCTCGAATCGGGTTAGACAGATTAAAGGTATTTCACCTTAACGATGCAAAAATGCCACTTGGCAGTAAGAGAGATCGGCACGCAGATATTGGCTACGGAACAATGGGCGGACAATTTTTCAAAGATTTCGTAAGAAACAAGCGCCTGCAGGATGTCGCTTTTATTTTAGAGACACCTACAGGCGTATACAAGGAAGAGATTGCTTATATTCGTGATGAAGCAGACTTGCCAGTTATAGAAAAATTATAA